From the Phoenix dactylifera cultivar Barhee BC4 chromosome 10, palm_55x_up_171113_PBpolish2nd_filt_p, whole genome shotgun sequence genome, one window contains:
- the LOC103723315 gene encoding plant UBX domain-containing protein 1-like, with the protein MEAQQAKAKLLAVAEELGHEIHVFTNAANSEASNEMSASSKEEPDDFYDLTPEDYYRIMSDRIGAQSQILKTRKMREAEAAARRAKITKVVIRVCFPDNYILEVKFHPSEKIQSLMDLLMKVVTRPDLPFYLYTTPPKERIKDISEDFYSAGFVPGAIVYFSYDLPKDKEFHSAVAKMGPYLRDDILSLNGLDLTPEKVDPISSGQEPPAVERPAAVPDPKPAVKKPAKPKWLKL; encoded by the exons ATGGAGGCGCAGCAAGCCAAG GCCAAGCTTTTGGCTGTGGCAGAAGAACTTGGCCACGAGATACATGTATTTACAAACGCAGCAAATTCTGAAGCATCCAATGAAATGTCTGCTTCTTCCAAAG AGGAACCTGATGATTTCTATGATTTGACTCCTGAGGATTATTATCGAATCATGTCTGACAGAATAGGAG CCCAATCCCAAATTCTGAAGACCCGTAAAATGCGGGAAGCAGAGGCAGCAGCCCGTAGAGCAAAGATCACCAAG GTTGTGATTAGGGTCTGCTTCCCTGATAATTACATTCTTGAGGTAAAGTTTCATCCATCAGAGAAAATTCAAAGTTTGATGGATCTTCTCATGAAAGTAGTGACTCGACCGGACCTACCATTCTATTTAT ATACCACTCCTCCAAAGGAGCGAATCAAAGACATTTCAGAGGATTTCTATTCAGCTGGCTTTGTTCCTGGAGCTATAGTTTACTTTTCTTATGATCTACCAAAAG ATAAAGAGTTTCATAGTGCAGTTGCAAAGATGGGGCCTTACCTTCGTGATGATATCTTATCTTTGAATGGATTGGATCTTACTCCTGAAAAGGTGGATCCCATCTCTTCTGGACAAGAACCTCCAGCAGTGGAGAGACCCGCTGCTGTTCCTGATCCTAAGCCAGCTGTGAAGAAGCCGGCTAAGCCAAAGTGGCTTAAATTGTAA